A single region of the Neomonachus schauinslandi chromosome 3, ASM220157v2, whole genome shotgun sequence genome encodes:
- the BBS5 gene encoding Bardet-Biedl syndrome 5 protein: MSVLDALWEDRDVRFDVSSQQMKTRPGEVLIDCLDSIEDTKGNNGDRGRLLVTNLRIIWHSLALPRVNLSIGYNCILNITTRTANSKLRGQTEALYILTKCNSTRFEFIFTNLVPGSPRLFTSVIAVHRAYETSKMYRDFKLRSALIQNKQLRLLPQEHVYDKINGVWNLSSDQGNLGTFFITNVRVVWHANMNDSFNVSIPYLQIRSIKIRDSKFGLALVIESSQQSGGYVLGFKIDPVEKLQESVKEINSLHKVYSASPIFGVDYEMEEKPQPLEALTVEQIQDDVEIDSDDHTDAFVAYFADGNKQQDREPVFSEELGLAIEKLKDGFTLQGLWEVMS; the protein is encoded by the exons ATGTCGGTGCTGGACGCGCTTTGGGAGGATCGGGATGTCCGCTTCGACGTCTCCTCGCA acaaatgaaaacaagaccTGGAGAAGTCCTTATTGATTGTTTAGATTCAATTGAAGACACCAAAGGAAATAATGGGGATAGAG GTAGACTCTTAgtaacaaatttaagaattatCTGGCATTCTTTGGCATTACCCAGAGTCAATCTTT CTATCGGTTACAACTGCATATTGAACATTACAACAAGGACTGCTAACTCT AAATTACGAGGCCAGACTGAAGCTCTTTATATACTAACAAAATGTAACAGTACTCGTTTTGAgtttatatttacaaatttggTTCCTGGAAGTCCTAGACTTTTTACTTCTGTGATTGCAGTACACAG aGCATATGAAACTTCTAAAATGTATCGTGATTTTAAATTGAGAAGTGCACTAATTCAAAATAAGCAACTAAGATTATTACCACAAGAACATGTATATGATAAAATCAATGGAGTATGGAATTTATCCAGTGATCAG GGAAATTTAGGAACCTTTTTTATTACCAATGTGAGAGTTGTGTGGCATGCAAATATGAATGACAGTTTTAACGTCAGCATACCATATCTACAAATT CGTTCAATAAAGATTAGAGATTCAAAATTTGGTTTAGCTCTTGTCATAGAAAGCTCTCAGCAG aGCGGAGGATATGTTCTTGGCTTTAAAATAGATCCTGTGGAAAAACTACAAGAATCAGTTAAGGAAATCAATTCACTTCACAAAGTCTATTCTGCCAGTCCTATATTTGGAGTGGATTATGAGATGGAAGAAAAG CCACAGCCCCTTGAAGCTCTGACAGTTGAACAGATTCAAGATGATGTAGAAATAGACTCTGATGATCACACGGACGCTTTTGTG GCTTATTTTGCTGATGGCAATAAG CAACAAGATCGTGAACCTGTATTTTCAGAAGAACTGGGGCTTGCAATAGAGAAATTGAAGGATGGATTCACCCTACAGGGACTTTGGGAAGTAATGAGTTGA